Proteins found in one Phocoena sinus isolate mPhoSin1 chromosome 5, mPhoSin1.pri, whole genome shotgun sequence genomic segment:
- the GUF1 gene encoding translation factor GUF1, mitochondrial isoform X3 translates to MKDVTEAQIGDTLYLHKQPVEPLPGFKSAKPMVFAGMYPIDQSEYNNLKSAIEKLTLNDSSVTVHRDSSLALGAGWRLGFLGLLHMEVFNQRLEQEYNASVILTTPTVPYKAVLSSAKLIKEYREKEITIINPAQFPDKSKVTEYLEPIVLGTIITPDEYTGKIMMLCQARRAVQKNMMYIDQNRIMLKYLFPLNEIVVDFYDSLKSLSSGYASFDYEDAGYQTAELVKMDILLNGNIVEELVTVVHKDKAYSAGKAICERLKDSLPRQLFEIAIQAALGSKIIARETVKAYRKNVLAKCYGGDITRKMKLLKRQAEGKKKLRKVGNVEVPKDAFIKVLKTQSDK, encoded by the exons ATGAAAGATGTCACTGAAGCACAAATAGGAGAtacattatatttacataaacaaCCAGTGGAACCCTTGCCTGGGTTTAAATCAGCGAAGCCAATGGTATTTGCAG GAATGTACCCTATAGACCAATCTGAATATAATAACCTGAAGAGTGCTATAGAAAAACTGACTCTAAATGATTCCAGTGTGACAGTTCATCGGGATAGTAGCCTTGCCCTAGGTGCTGGCTGGAG GTTAGGATTTCTTGGACTTTTGCatatggaagttttcaaccagCGACTTGAGCAAGAATATAATGCTTCTGTTATTTTGACAACACCTACTGTTCCATATAAAGCTGTTCTTTCATCAGCAAAGTTGATAAAG gaatacagagaaaaggaaattacaatcATCAATCCTGCACAATTCCCTGATAAGTCAAAAGTAACAGAATATTTGGAGCCGATTGTTTTGGGCACCATTATCACACCAGATGAATATACCGGAAAAATAATGATGCTTTGCCAG GCTCGAAGAGCAGTTCAGAAGAATATGATGTATATTGATCAAAATAGAATAATGCTTAAATATCTCTTCCCTTTGAATGAAATTGTGGTGGATTTTTATGATTCTTTGAAATCTCTGTCTTCTGGATATGCTAG TTTTGACTACGAAGATGCAGGGTACCAGACTGCGGAACTTGTAAAAATGGATATTCTACTGAATGGAAATATTGTAGAAGAGCTAGTAACTGTTGTACACAA AGACAAAGCATACTCTGCTGGCAAAGCCATATGTGAACGTCTGAAGGATTCTCTTCCTAGGCAGCTGTTTGAGATAGCAATTCAAGCTGCTCTTGGAAGCAAAATCATTGCAAGAGAAAC TGTGAAAGCCTATAGGAAAAATGTTTTGGCAAAATGC tatGGTGGTGATATTACCCGAAAAATGAAACTTTTGAAGAgacaagcagaaggaaagaaaaaactaaggAAAGTTGGCAATGTTGAAGTTCCAAAAGATGCTTTTATAAAAGTTCTGAAAACACAATCTGATAAATAA
- the GUF1 gene encoding translation factor GUF1, mitochondrial isoform X1 — protein MWTLAGQGCWRRSALAAWATRAARRGLPGPRPAPTRGAAAESKTPDRSYSSADRKEKIDMSRFPVENTRNFSIIAHVDHGKSTLADRLLELTGAIDKTKNNKQVLDKLQVERERGITVKAQTASLFYDYEGKQYLLNLIDTPGHVDFSYEVSRSLSACQGVLLVVDANEGIQAQTVANFFLAFEAQLSVIPVINKIDLKNADPERVEKQIEKVFDIPSDECIKISAKLGTNVESVLQAVIKRIPPPKVHRKNPLRALVFDSTFDQYRGVIANVALFDGVVSKGDKIVSAHTQKTYEVNEVGVLNPNEQPTHKLYAGQVGYLIAGMKDVTEAQIGDTLYLHKQPVEPLPGFKSAKPMVFAGMYPIDQSEYNNLKSAIEKLTLNDSSVTVHRDSSLALGAGWRLGFLGLLHMEVFNQRLEQEYNASVILTTPTVPYKAVLSSAKLIKEYREKEITIINPAQFPDKSKVTEYLEPIVLGTIITPDEYTGKIMMLCQARRAVQKNMMYIDQNRIMLKYLFPLNEIVVDFYDSLKSLSSGYASFDYEDAGYQTAELVKMDILLNGNIVEELVTVVHKDKAYSAGKAICERLKDSLPRQLFEIAIQAALGSKIIARETVKAYRKNVLAKCYGGDITRKMKLLKRQAEGKKKLRKVGNVEVPKDAFIKVLKTQSDK, from the exons ATGTGGACGCTTGCAGGTCAGGGCTGCTGGCGCAGAAGCGCGCTGGCGGCTTGGGCCACCCGAGCGGCGCGTCGGGGGCTGCCCGGGCCTCGCCCCGCGCCGACCCGGGGAGCTGCAGCCGAGTCCAAGACTCCGGACAGGAGCTACAGCTCCGCGGACCGCAAG GAAAAAATTGATATGTCTAGATTCCCTGTTGAAAACACTAGAAATTTCAGTATCATTGCACATGTGGATCATGGCAAAAGTACTTTAGCAGACAGGCTCCTGGAACTAAcag GGGCaattgataaaacaaaaaataataaacaagttcTTGATAAATTGCAAGTGGAACGAGAAAGAGGAATCACTGTTAAAGCACAGACAGCGTCTCTCTTCTATGATTATGAAGGAAAGCAGTACCTTTTAAATCTCATCGATACACCG gGCCATGTTGATTTTAGTTATGAAGTATCCAGGTCACTCTCAGCTTGCCAGGGTGTTTTACTTGTGGTGGATGCAAATGAG GGTATTCAAGCCCAAACTGTAGCAAacttctttcttgcttttgaaGCACAGCTATCGGTAATTCCAGTCATAAACAAG atagaTCTGAAGAATGCTGATCCTGAAAGGGttgaaaaacaaattgaaaaggtGTTTGATATTCCAAGTGATGAATGTATTAAg atttctgCTAAACTTGGAACGAATGTTGAAAGTGTTCTTCAGGCAGTCATCAAAAGAATACCCCC tcCTAAAGTGCATCGCAAAAATCCCTTGAGAGCTTTGGTATTTGACTCCACCTTTGACCAGTATAGGGGTGTGATTGCCAATGTAGCATTATTTGATGGAGTGGTTTCCAAAGGAGATAAAATTGTATCTGCGCATACTCAAAAGACATATGAAGTTAACGAAGTAGGAGTTCTGAATCCTAATGAGCAGCCAACTCACAAACT atatGCAGGACAGGTGGGCTATCTGATTGCTGGGATGAAAGATGTCACTGAAGCACAAATAGGAGAtacattatatttacataaacaaCCAGTGGAACCCTTGCCTGGGTTTAAATCAGCGAAGCCAATGGTATTTGCAG GAATGTACCCTATAGACCAATCTGAATATAATAACCTGAAGAGTGCTATAGAAAAACTGACTCTAAATGATTCCAGTGTGACAGTTCATCGGGATAGTAGCCTTGCCCTAGGTGCTGGCTGGAG GTTAGGATTTCTTGGACTTTTGCatatggaagttttcaaccagCGACTTGAGCAAGAATATAATGCTTCTGTTATTTTGACAACACCTACTGTTCCATATAAAGCTGTTCTTTCATCAGCAAAGTTGATAAAG gaatacagagaaaaggaaattacaatcATCAATCCTGCACAATTCCCTGATAAGTCAAAAGTAACAGAATATTTGGAGCCGATTGTTTTGGGCACCATTATCACACCAGATGAATATACCGGAAAAATAATGATGCTTTGCCAG GCTCGAAGAGCAGTTCAGAAGAATATGATGTATATTGATCAAAATAGAATAATGCTTAAATATCTCTTCCCTTTGAATGAAATTGTGGTGGATTTTTATGATTCTTTGAAATCTCTGTCTTCTGGATATGCTAG TTTTGACTACGAAGATGCAGGGTACCAGACTGCGGAACTTGTAAAAATGGATATTCTACTGAATGGAAATATTGTAGAAGAGCTAGTAACTGTTGTACACAA AGACAAAGCATACTCTGCTGGCAAAGCCATATGTGAACGTCTGAAGGATTCTCTTCCTAGGCAGCTGTTTGAGATAGCAATTCAAGCTGCTCTTGGAAGCAAAATCATTGCAAGAGAAAC TGTGAAAGCCTATAGGAAAAATGTTTTGGCAAAATGC tatGGTGGTGATATTACCCGAAAAATGAAACTTTTGAAGAgacaagcagaaggaaagaaaaaactaaggAAAGTTGGCAATGTTGAAGTTCCAAAAGATGCTTTTATAAAAGTTCTGAAAACACAATCTGATAAATAA
- the GUF1 gene encoding translation factor GUF1, mitochondrial isoform X2 has translation MWTLAGQGCWRRSALAAWATRAARRGLPGPRPAPTRGAAAESKTPDRSYSSADRKEKIDMSRFPVENTRNFSIIAHVDHGKSTLADRLLELTGAIDKTKNNKQVLDKLQVERERGITVKAQTASLFYDYEGKQYLLNLIDTPGHVDFSYEVSRSLSACQGVLLVVDANEGIQAQTVANFFLAFEAQLSVIPVINKIDLKNADPERVEKQIEKVFDIPSDECIKISAKLGTNVESVLQAVIKRIPPPKVHRKNPLRALVFDSTFDQYRGVIANVALFDGVVSKGDKIVSAHTQKTYEVNEVGVLNPNEQPTHKLYAGQVGYLIAGMKDVTEAQIGDTLYLHKQPVEPLPGFKSAKPMVFAGMYPIDQSEYNNLKSAIEKLTLNDSSVTVHRDSSLALGAGWRLGFLGLLHMEVFNQRLEQEYNASVILTTPTVPYKAVLSSAKLIKEYREKEITIINPAQFPDKSKVTEYLEPIVLGTIITPDEYTGKIMMLCQARRAVQKNMMYIDQNRIMLKYLFPLNEIVVDFYDSLKSLSSGYASFDYEDAGYQTAELVKMDILLNGNIVEELVTVVHKDKAYSAGKAICERLKDSLPRQLFEIAIQAALGSKIIARETVKAYRKNVLAKCRANALCAPVMRIIT, from the exons ATGTGGACGCTTGCAGGTCAGGGCTGCTGGCGCAGAAGCGCGCTGGCGGCTTGGGCCACCCGAGCGGCGCGTCGGGGGCTGCCCGGGCCTCGCCCCGCGCCGACCCGGGGAGCTGCAGCCGAGTCCAAGACTCCGGACAGGAGCTACAGCTCCGCGGACCGCAAG GAAAAAATTGATATGTCTAGATTCCCTGTTGAAAACACTAGAAATTTCAGTATCATTGCACATGTGGATCATGGCAAAAGTACTTTAGCAGACAGGCTCCTGGAACTAAcag GGGCaattgataaaacaaaaaataataaacaagttcTTGATAAATTGCAAGTGGAACGAGAAAGAGGAATCACTGTTAAAGCACAGACAGCGTCTCTCTTCTATGATTATGAAGGAAAGCAGTACCTTTTAAATCTCATCGATACACCG gGCCATGTTGATTTTAGTTATGAAGTATCCAGGTCACTCTCAGCTTGCCAGGGTGTTTTACTTGTGGTGGATGCAAATGAG GGTATTCAAGCCCAAACTGTAGCAAacttctttcttgcttttgaaGCACAGCTATCGGTAATTCCAGTCATAAACAAG atagaTCTGAAGAATGCTGATCCTGAAAGGGttgaaaaacaaattgaaaaggtGTTTGATATTCCAAGTGATGAATGTATTAAg atttctgCTAAACTTGGAACGAATGTTGAAAGTGTTCTTCAGGCAGTCATCAAAAGAATACCCCC tcCTAAAGTGCATCGCAAAAATCCCTTGAGAGCTTTGGTATTTGACTCCACCTTTGACCAGTATAGGGGTGTGATTGCCAATGTAGCATTATTTGATGGAGTGGTTTCCAAAGGAGATAAAATTGTATCTGCGCATACTCAAAAGACATATGAAGTTAACGAAGTAGGAGTTCTGAATCCTAATGAGCAGCCAACTCACAAACT atatGCAGGACAGGTGGGCTATCTGATTGCTGGGATGAAAGATGTCACTGAAGCACAAATAGGAGAtacattatatttacataaacaaCCAGTGGAACCCTTGCCTGGGTTTAAATCAGCGAAGCCAATGGTATTTGCAG GAATGTACCCTATAGACCAATCTGAATATAATAACCTGAAGAGTGCTATAGAAAAACTGACTCTAAATGATTCCAGTGTGACAGTTCATCGGGATAGTAGCCTTGCCCTAGGTGCTGGCTGGAG GTTAGGATTTCTTGGACTTTTGCatatggaagttttcaaccagCGACTTGAGCAAGAATATAATGCTTCTGTTATTTTGACAACACCTACTGTTCCATATAAAGCTGTTCTTTCATCAGCAAAGTTGATAAAG gaatacagagaaaaggaaattacaatcATCAATCCTGCACAATTCCCTGATAAGTCAAAAGTAACAGAATATTTGGAGCCGATTGTTTTGGGCACCATTATCACACCAGATGAATATACCGGAAAAATAATGATGCTTTGCCAG GCTCGAAGAGCAGTTCAGAAGAATATGATGTATATTGATCAAAATAGAATAATGCTTAAATATCTCTTCCCTTTGAATGAAATTGTGGTGGATTTTTATGATTCTTTGAAATCTCTGTCTTCTGGATATGCTAG TTTTGACTACGAAGATGCAGGGTACCAGACTGCGGAACTTGTAAAAATGGATATTCTACTGAATGGAAATATTGTAGAAGAGCTAGTAACTGTTGTACACAA AGACAAAGCATACTCTGCTGGCAAAGCCATATGTGAACGTCTGAAGGATTCTCTTCCTAGGCAGCTGTTTGAGATAGCAATTCAAGCTGCTCTTGGAAGCAAAATCATTGCAAGAGAAAC TGTGAAAGCCTATAGGAAAAATGTTTTGGCAAAATGC